A single region of the bacterium genome encodes:
- a CDS encoding penicillin-binding protein 2 encodes MNDRRLNLILIVLVLLGATVIGRLFSIQVLKGKFYQALAQGQQKFFSQVLGERGEIFFAGGQKLATNQARSFIYISPRDIKDPEKTAAALSRILDLEESFVREKLANDSLYELVKNKATGPEIEKLERLGLAGVYVGEERVRAFPQGSLASQTIGFVDSDKQGQYGLESYYQEALEGKQGLLEGEKGSKGLLLSFSLPEEVRKGNDLVLTLDYQVQFEAERLLNKAKQDLKIDSGTIIVLRPDSGEIVALANYPNFDPNSYEQEKDWGIFQNSAVQKIFEPGSVFKPITMASAIEEKKITPQTTYIDEGVVKIGRIPIFNYANRIHGETTMTQVLEKSINTGAVWAYQQLGSGPFLKYLKKFGFFEKTNIDVQGEVFSQNKEFKKGYEINFATASFGQGIEMTPIQLVRAFSAIANGGKLTKPHLVKKIIDKDGLAKEILPEFSRNIISSETSAQVVSMMASVVENGYGKAAKVPGYFVAGKTGTAQVPWASLGIDKSGYSDKTIQSFIGFAPAFSPKFLILVKLDNPETKTAEYSAIPVFHNLAKYIIDLWQIPPDYQP; translated from the coding sequence ATGAATGACCGCCGGCTAAACTTAATTCTTATTGTGCTGGTTCTATTAGGAGCGACCGTTATCGGTCGCTTGTTTTCGATCCAGGTTCTCAAAGGCAAATTCTACCAAGCTTTGGCTCAAGGCCAGCAGAAGTTCTTTTCCCAAGTTTTGGGAGAAAGGGGAGAGATCTTTTTTGCCGGCGGCCAGAAACTGGCTACCAACCAGGCCAGAAGTTTCATCTATATTTCGCCGAGAGATATTAAAGACCCAGAAAAGACAGCCGCGGCCTTGAGCCGGATACTCGACCTGGAAGAATCTTTTGTCCGGGAAAAACTAGCTAATGACAGCCTTTATGAGCTGGTCAAGAATAAGGCAACTGGGCCAGAAATAGAAAAGCTCGAGAGGCTGGGTCTTGCCGGCGTCTATGTCGGCGAAGAAAGAGTCAGGGCTTTTCCCCAAGGGAGTCTTGCTTCCCAGACTATCGGCTTTGTCGACTCTGATAAACAGGGGCAATACGGCCTGGAAAGCTATTATCAAGAAGCCCTCGAGGGAAAGCAGGGGCTCCTTGAAGGAGAAAAAGGATCAAAAGGCCTGCTGCTTTCTTTTTCTTTGCCCGAAGAAGTCAGAAAAGGGAACGATCTCGTCTTGACTCTGGATTACCAGGTCCAGTTTGAAGCTGAAAGGCTTTTGAATAAGGCTAAGCAGGATTTGAAGATCGATTCGGGAACGATCATTGTTCTAAGGCCCGACTCAGGCGAGATTGTCGCCTTGGCAAATTATCCTAATTTTGACCCGAACAGTTACGAACAGGAAAAAGATTGGGGCATTTTCCAAAACTCCGCCGTCCAGAAGATCTTTGAACCCGGTTCTGTCTTCAAACCCATCACCATGGCCTCGGCTATTGAAGAAAAGAAAATTACTCCCCAGACAACCTACATTGACGAAGGAGTAGTTAAAATCGGCAGAATCCCGATTTTCAATTACGCCAACCGCATTCACGGAGAAACGACAATGACTCAAGTGTTGGAAAAGTCAATCAATACCGGAGCGGTCTGGGCCTATCAGCAGCTGGGATCAGGCCCTTTTTTAAAATATCTAAAGAAGTTTGGCTTCTTTGAAAAGACCAACATCGACGTTCAAGGCGAGGTTTTTTCCCAAAACAAGGAGTTCAAAAAGGGATATGAGATCAATTTTGCCACCGCCAGTTTTGGCCAGGGAATCGAGATGACCCCGATCCAGCTGGTCAGGGCTTTTTCGGCGATCGCCAACGGCGGAAAATTAACAAAACCCCATCTCGTTAAAAAGATTATTGACAAAGACGGCCTGGCTAAAGAAATCTTGCCCGAGTTTTCGCGAAACATCATTTCTTCAGAAACCAGCGCCCAGGTAGTTTCGATGATGGCCAGCGTTGTCGAAAACGGCTATGGCAAAGCAGCTAAAGTGCCGGGGTATTTTGTCGCCGGCAAGACCGGAACCGCCCAGGTTCCCTGGGCCTCTCTAGGGATAGACAAATCAGGCTACTCTGACAAAACCATCCAGTCTTTTATCGGCTTTGCTCCAGCTTTCAGCCCAAAGTTCCTGATCCTGGTCAAGCTCGACAATCCCGAAACTAAAACAGCCGAATACTCTGCTATCCCCGTGTTCCACAACCTAGCCAAATATATTATCGACCTCTGGCAGATCCCGCCTGATTACCAGCCCTAA
- a CDS encoding MFS transporter translates to MKRKSLFSGINGLLTSVFLLDFGFSLAGIFIPLYIFKITHSFVWVFAFYLLFDLTIIVFTLPAARLVARFGSDKISFTGTISRSLFFLFLILSGKNILFLVPAAVLWGLAIPLYWLPFHLSVVGSDQSLAFGKDSAKINLVSKLATIAGPVLGGVIIQTSGFTSLYLFGFVFLIASGLPLFFDKYEFKFPDISLKTLKENLPIRQMPRLFLGFFGTGLIDRFYGLTWPFYVFLLIGSYKFLGSITSAGLFASFILLIIVGRLADRFGSRILRLTIPLNFFNLIGRIFLTGRLSLFLVDLVYQLVSIFIWVPLDQLSYQTAVQTKKLEFFLSRELAIHSGSLLAALILILSLSFFGLNWPLAFALAAFSLLLIGQLGFAKEEGIRSAGVVLIRKDGAILMQKRDNKSNIVFPDHWCLPGGKIRIGEIAPEAASRELKQETGYQAKSLSFLTEESYSLPAGGKVTRHIFWAEYDNFQKIKCSEGEKMEFLKLEDFTEKKIFPGHENLCRLALEKFLKI, encoded by the coding sequence ATGAAAAGAAAATCTCTTTTCTCGGGCATAAACGGACTTTTGACCAGCGTTTTCCTGTTGGATTTCGGTTTTTCTCTGGCCGGGATTTTCATTCCCCTTTATATTTTCAAAATAACTCACAGTTTTGTCTGGGTCTTTGCCTTTTACCTGCTTTTTGACCTGACGATTATTGTTTTCACTTTGCCGGCCGCCCGGCTAGTGGCTCGCTTTGGATCAGACAAAATCTCTTTTACTGGAACCATTTCCAGGTCATTGTTTTTTCTGTTTTTGATCTTGAGCGGCAAAAATATTCTGTTTTTGGTTCCGGCTGCCGTTCTCTGGGGCCTGGCCATCCCTCTTTACTGGCTACCGTTCCACCTGAGCGTGGTCGGCTCAGACCAGTCTCTTGCCTTTGGGAAAGACTCGGCAAAAATCAATCTTGTCTCAAAGCTGGCGACCATTGCCGGACCGGTCCTTGGTGGCGTCATTATTCAAACTTCAGGATTTACCAGCCTCTATTTGTTCGGCTTTGTCTTTTTGATTGCTTCCGGCCTGCCCTTATTTTTTGACAAATACGAATTCAAATTTCCGGATATTTCCTTAAAAACCCTCAAAGAAAATCTGCCGATCAGGCAAATGCCAAGATTGTTCCTGGGGTTTTTTGGCACCGGGCTGATTGACAGATTCTACGGCCTTACTTGGCCTTTTTATGTCTTTCTGTTGATAGGGTCATATAAGTTCTTGGGCTCAATCACCTCGGCCGGGCTTTTCGCCTCTTTTATCCTTTTGATTATCGTCGGCCGCCTGGCCGACCGCTTTGGCAGTAGAATCCTCCGCCTAACCATTCCCCTGAACTTCTTTAATTTGATTGGCCGAATTTTCCTGACTGGCCGGCTTTCCTTATTCCTAGTAGACCTTGTTTACCAGCTCGTTTCAATCTTCATCTGGGTTCCTTTAGACCAATTGAGCTATCAGACCGCTGTTCAAACCAAGAAATTAGAATTCTTTCTCAGCCGGGAACTGGCAATCCATTCCGGATCCTTGCTGGCGGCCTTAATACTGATTTTGAGCCTCAGTTTTTTTGGCCTAAATTGGCCGTTAGCTTTTGCCCTGGCGGCTTTCAGCCTTTTGCTGATCGGCCAGCTCGGTTTTGCCAAAGAAGAGGGAATTAGGTCGGCCGGAGTGGTCCTAATCAGGAAAGACGGCGCTATCCTTATGCAAAAAAGAGACAATAAAAGCAATATTGTTTTCCCCGATCACTGGTGCCTTCCCGGAGGCAAAATCCGCATTGGAGAGATCGCCCCCGAGGCTGCCTCCAGAGAACTAAAACAAGAAACGGGCTACCAAGCCAAATCCCTGAGTTTTCTGACTGAAGAGAGTTACTCTTTGCCAGCCGGAGGCAAGGTCACCCGCCACATCTTCTGGGCAGAATACGATAATTTCCAGAAAATCAAATGTTCTGAAGGAGAGAAAATGGAATTCCTAAAGCTGGAAGACTTTACCGAAAAGAAAATCTTTCCCGGCCACGAAAATCTCTGCCGCCTGGCTCTGGAAAAGTTTTTAAAAATATAA
- a CDS encoding ZIP family metal transporter, with protein MIWLYSLISVTVVSLISLVGVFSLSFGIERIKRISLFMVSFAVGGLFGDALIHLLPETFKELGFGLLPSLLIVLGILLFFILERFLRWRHCHEIDCPDHKKAVAGMILIGDAVHNLIDGMVISASFMTSLPLGLATSLAVIFHEIPQEIGNFGVLIHGGFAPRKALLFNFLTALTAILGAVITLFVGSRINNFSLFLLPVTAGGFLYIAGSDLLPELHREVQLKSSLAQLFFIILGVGIMALLAFLG; from the coding sequence ATGATTTGGCTCTATTCATTGATCAGCGTTACCGTTGTCAGCCTGATCTCCCTGGTCGGGGTTTTTAGCCTTTCCTTTGGCATAGAAAGAATAAAAAGAATTTCTCTTTTCATGGTCAGCTTTGCAGTTGGCGGCCTTTTCGGAGACGCTCTCATCCATCTCTTGCCCGAAACCTTCAAAGAGCTGGGGTTCGGACTGCTGCCGTCTCTCTTAATTGTCTTGGGAATCTTGTTATTCTTTATTCTGGAAAGATTTTTAAGATGGCGGCATTGCCACGAAATTGACTGCCCTGACCATAAAAAAGCTGTTGCCGGCATGATTCTTATTGGCGACGCTGTCCATAACCTGATCGACGGCATGGTTATTTCTGCCAGTTTTATGACCAGCCTGCCTCTCGGCCTAGCCACCAGCCTGGCCGTAATCTTCCACGAAATCCCGCAGGAAATCGGCAACTTCGGCGTTCTTATCCACGGCGGCTTTGCGCCAAGAAAAGCGCTTCTGTTTAATTTCTTGACCGCTCTGACGGCTATTCTGGGAGCCGTCATCACTCTTTTTGTCGGATCAAGGATCAATAACTTTTCTTTATTTTTATTGCCGGTGACAGCCGGCGGTTTCCTCTACATCGCCGGATCAGACTTGCTGCCGGAACTTCACCGCGAGGTCCAACTTAAATCCTCTTTAGCTCAATTATTTTTTATAATTCTCGGTGTCGGAATCATGGCTCTTCTCGCCTTTCTTGGATAA
- the mutM gene encoding bifunctional DNA-formamidopyrimidine glycosylase/DNA-(apurinic or apyrimidinic site) lyase — MPELPEVETIKRYLQKAIVGKTIIGVEVLSEKQFPDNPKQVIGQKILAVDRRAKVLIIRLSNKKSLLVHLKLSGQLIWAKKAGEKAVFRNEIPFAGKELPAKTTRVIISLSGGKLFFNEMRKFGWIRISNEDQLNSELKRYGPEPFAKDFSTEYLQSIFQKSSKPIKTVLLDQEKIAGIGNIYANEALFKAKINPARPVKGLTVDEIQKLRQAILLVLKQGIKYGGASDVFNVKPDGSKGRYQEHFLVYRQNGQKCPKCGTTIKRVNLGGRGTFFCPKCQV, encoded by the coding sequence ATGCCAGAGTTACCAGAGGTTGAGACAATTAAACGTTACTTACAGAAGGCGATTGTTGGGAAGACAATCATCGGTGTTGAGGTTTTGTCAGAAAAACAGTTTCCCGACAATCCAAAACAGGTCATTGGCCAAAAGATTTTAGCCGTTGACAGGCGAGCTAAAGTCTTGATCATAAGGCTGTCGAACAAAAAATCCTTACTGGTGCATTTGAAACTCTCCGGACAGCTAATTTGGGCGAAAAAAGCAGGGGAGAAAGCGGTTTTCAGAAACGAGATCCCTTTTGCCGGAAAAGAGCTTCCGGCAAAGACCACCAGAGTCATTATTTCTTTAAGCGGCGGCAAGCTCTTTTTCAATGAAATGAGGAAATTCGGCTGGATTAGGATTTCAAATGAGGATCAGCTTAATTCGGAACTGAAAAGATACGGCCCAGAGCCTTTTGCCAAAGATTTTTCAACAGAGTATCTCCAAAGTATTTTCCAAAAAAGCTCAAAACCGATTAAAACGGTTTTGCTGGATCAGGAGAAAATCGCCGGCATTGGCAACATTTACGCCAACGAAGCCTTGTTTAAAGCTAAAATTAATCCGGCCAGGCCGGTCAAAGGCCTAACCGTTGACGAGATTCAAAAACTGCGGCAAGCAATCCTGCTGGTTCTAAAGCAGGGGATTAAATACGGAGGAGCAAGCGATGTTTTCAATGTCAAACCCGACGGCAGCAAGGGACGATACCAGGAGCACTTCCTGGTTTATCGCCAAAATGGGCAAAAATGCCCAAAATGCGGCACAACTATAAAAAGAGTGAATCTGGGAGGCAGGGGAACCTTTTTCTGTCCAAAGTGCCAAGTATAA
- a CDS encoding SdpI family protein: MRKSYIIILAIISFSFIIAISLYQIPCYPEKVASHWNIKGEVDGYLPKFWGLFLMPVLSLILFGLFVFLPKIDPLKENYQHFRKYYDGFIVLLIIFLFSLFLLTVLWNIGFRFNMAGLMTAAMGIFFFYLGIMVENAKRNWFIGIRTPWTLSSDSVWDKTHKLGGKLFKICGLIALAGIFLPPPIGFWLVIGPVILNSLAVFAYSYFVYRQENKTPQT; encoded by the coding sequence ATGCGCAAAAGTTATATCATAATTCTGGCAATTATCAGCTTTTCGTTCATAATCGCTATCTCCCTCTATCAAATCCCATGTTATCCCGAAAAAGTCGCCTCGCACTGGAACATCAAAGGCGAAGTTGATGGCTACCTGCCAAAGTTCTGGGGCCTTTTTTTAATGCCGGTTCTTTCCCTGATTCTTTTCGGACTCTTTGTTTTTCTCCCCAAAATCGACCCCTTAAAAGAAAACTATCAGCACTTCCGGAAATACTACGACGGCTTCATCGTCCTCTTAATCATCTTCCTGTTTTCCCTCTTTTTATTGACAGTCCTCTGGAACATCGGATTCAGGTTCAATATGGCCGGTCTTATGACGGCGGCTATGGGAATATTTTTCTTTTACCTGGGAATCATGGTTGAGAATGCCAAAAGAAACTGGTTTATCGGTATCAGAACACCCTGGACATTGAGCTCGGATTCCGTCTGGGACAAAACCCACAAGCTAGGCGGAAAACTCTTTAAAATCTGCGGCTTAATTGCCCTTGCCGGGATCTTTCTGCCTCCGCCAATCGGTTTTTGGCTTGTGATTGGCCCTGTAATTTTAAACTCGCTTGCCGTTTTCGCTTATTCCTATTTTGTCTACCGCCAAGAAAATAAAACTCCGCAAACATAA
- a CDS encoding ArgE/DapE family deacylase, protein MTKDIKSKIIREIDRTKSEQIAFLQKLVQTNSVNPYIEDPLKSSPYEPVELAVADLIFKKLESVGLKPKLVGLSPKRPNVVCQLGSGSKTIIFNGHMDTISPSRNYDFDPFAGLIRKGKLWGVGALDMKSALACYVFMAKAILKFADKLKGNILLQFVVDEEPMAASGFGTSYLLKKGYLGDAAIIGEPGSHKITIGNRGGYRFRLEVFGKAVHSGSREWEQKKEGKNAILEMAKAIAALQDLKLPDKNFPVFPGRKNVFTFPTTISGGKAINIVPDYCSALGDVRTLPGITQKAIESKMKIILGKTGIKYRLTPIVYVPSVFVKEKEPIVQALKKNAEKVLNKKLYAEGSGPWSDVWMFIKNGIPAINFGCKGNGMHGKNEYVEIKSLFEVTKIYALTTIDFLK, encoded by the coding sequence ATGACAAAAGACATCAAGTCAAAAATCATTAGAGAGATTGACAGAACAAAGAGCGAGCAGATTGCTTTTCTTCAGAAGCTGGTCCAGACAAACTCTGTCAATCCATATATCGAAGACCCTCTCAAATCAAGTCCTTATGAGCCAGTTGAGTTGGCAGTGGCAGATCTTATCTTTAAAAAGCTCGAGTCAGTCGGCCTAAAGCCGAAATTGGTGGGGCTTTCTCCCAAGCGTCCGAATGTTGTCTGCCAGCTCGGCAGCGGAAGCAAAACCATCATCTTTAATGGCCACATGGATACCATTTCCCCAAGCCGGAACTACGATTTCGATCCCTTTGCCGGCCTGATCAGAAAAGGAAAGCTTTGGGGCGTAGGCGCTCTGGATATGAAATCTGCTCTTGCTTGTTATGTCTTCATGGCAAAAGCAATTTTAAAATTTGCGGATAAGCTTAAGGGAAATATCCTTCTTCAATTCGTAGTTGATGAAGAGCCGATGGCCGCCTCCGGCTTTGGTACCAGCTACCTCCTTAAAAAAGGCTATCTTGGAGACGCCGCAATTATTGGCGAACCTGGCAGTCATAAAATCACTATCGGCAACAGAGGCGGCTACCGTTTCAGACTCGAGGTTTTTGGCAAAGCTGTCCATTCTGGCTCGCGCGAATGGGAACAGAAAAAAGAAGGAAAAAACGCGATCCTGGAAATGGCCAAGGCAATTGCCGCTTTGCAAGATCTGAAACTTCCCGACAAAAACTTTCCTGTTTTCCCGGGCAGAAAAAACGTCTTTACTTTCCCGACGACAATCAGCGGCGGCAAAGCCATAAATATAGTTCCTGATTACTGCTCTGCCTTGGGAGATGTTAGAACTCTGCCGGGGATAACCCAAAAAGCCATTGAAAGCAAGATGAAAATAATTCTCGGGAAAACCGGAATCAAATACAGGCTGACGCCGATAGTCTATGTTCCCTCTGTCTTTGTCAAAGAGAAAGAGCCGATCGTCCAAGCCTTAAAAAAGAATGCTGAAAAAGTCCTGAACAAAAAGCTTTATGCCGAGGGTTCCGGACCCTGGAGCGACGTCTGGATGTTTATTAAAAACGGGATTCCGGCAATCAACTTCGGCTGCAAAGGAAATGGCATGCACGGCAAAAACGAGTATGTGGAGATAAAAAGTCTTTTTGAAGTAACAAAAATCTACGCCTTAACCACGATTGATTTCTTGAAATAA
- a CDS encoding radical SAM protein encodes MTQKLKIKEIQCKSAIGKCGFPGGGFAINPYVGCAHACRYCYGRFIKRFTGHQEPWGSFVDVRMNAAEVLEKQMKSPKFRGQQIYIGTVTDPYQPLETKYKLTRQILEVLINYDNPVVIMTKSALVLRDLDLLKKLKSPEVCFTIATLDENWRKLSEPGSVSVKARLGAAKKLVSYGIKVEAMMGPFWPYFTDPEKLLPEFKKAGIAKVHTESLNTIGGNFTGVEMVLKQNYPKLLPEFKKIFFQPGEFYKFYDTAKQQIELLSKKYLIPTTIHFGRGHAR; translated from the coding sequence ATGACTCAAAAGCTGAAAATTAAAGAAATTCAATGCAAATCAGCTATTGGCAAATGCGGGTTTCCCGGCGGGGGCTTTGCTATCAATCCCTACGTCGGCTGCGCTCACGCTTGCCGTTATTGCTATGGTCGTTTTATAAAAAGATTCACCGGCCACCAAGAACCGTGGGGAAGCTTTGTTGACGTGAGGATGAACGCTGCCGAGGTTTTGGAAAAACAAATGAAATCGCCGAAATTCCGCGGCCAGCAGATTTACATCGGCACGGTCACCGACCCTTACCAGCCTTTGGAAACCAAATACAAATTAACGAGGCAAATTCTTGAGGTTCTCATTAACTACGATAACCCCGTTGTCATTATGACCAAATCCGCCTTGGTCCTACGCGATCTCGACTTGCTTAAAAAACTAAAAAGCCCCGAAGTTTGTTTCACCATCGCCACCCTTGACGAGAATTGGAGAAAATTGAGCGAACCAGGTTCTGTCAGCGTTAAGGCGCGGCTTGGAGCCGCCAAAAAACTAGTAAGCTACGGCATTAAGGTTGAAGCAATGATGGGGCCTTTTTGGCCCTATTTTACCGATCCAGAAAAACTCTTGCCGGAGTTTAAGAAAGCGGGCATCGCCAAGGTCCATACCGAAAGCTTAAACACCATTGGCGGAAACTTTACGGGCGTGGAAATGGTTCTGAAACAAAATTATCCCAAACTCTTGCCCGAGTTCAAAAAGATCTTCTTTCAGCCGGGAGAATTTTATAAGTTCTACGACACGGCTAAGCAACAAATTGAACTCTTGTCTAAAAAATACCTGATTCCGACCACTATTCATTTCGGCAGGGGCCACGCCAGGTAG